One window from the genome of Aquabacterium sp. A3 encodes:
- the mraZ gene encoding division/cell wall cluster transcriptional repressor MraZ, with amino-acid sequence MVFQGASALSMDAKGRLAVPVRHRDALQALCEGQLTITKNPDGCLMIFPRPAWEAFRDKIAALPMSAAGWKRIFLGNAQDVEIDGAARVLVAPELRAAAGLQKDVMLLGMGSHFELWDAERYAAHESAVMAEPMPQALQDFTF; translated from the coding sequence CTGGTCTTTCAAGGGGCTTCGGCGCTGTCGATGGACGCCAAGGGACGCTTGGCGGTCCCGGTGCGCCATCGCGATGCCTTGCAGGCCCTTTGTGAGGGGCAGTTGACCATCACCAAAAACCCCGATGGCTGCCTGATGATCTTCCCCCGCCCCGCGTGGGAGGCTTTCCGCGACAAGATCGCGGCCCTGCCCATGTCGGCGGCGGGCTGGAAGCGCATCTTTCTGGGCAACGCCCAGGATGTGGAGATCGACGGCGCGGCGCGTGTGCTGGTGGCGCCCGAGCTGCGGGCGGCTGCCGGGCTCCAGAAAGACGTGATGCTGCTCGGCATGGGCAGCCACTTCGAGTTGTGGGACGCCGAACGCTACGCCGCCCATGAGTCGGCCGTGATGGCCGAGCCCATGCCCCAGGCCTTGCAGGACTTCACCTTCTGA